The window TCGGGAGCACGATCATCTACGCCTACTTGCAGGCGTGCGGGCTCGTGAACGATCACACGACGGATTGTTTCGTGACGCAACCGCCAGCCCGCGGCCGGTGAAGGTCATTGGCTTAGCGGGGTGCCGTGGATTTCATCAAGCTGTCGGCTTGCGGCGGGGAGAATCCTTGATAACCGCGGTGCCGTTCCGCGAGTTCCAGCACCGAGAAGGGCTGGCCGTCGACCATTTCAGGTGATGAAAAAATCTGCCGGAGCTGGCCGCCCCTGGCCCCCACGATGCTTCCGGCGAACACCACGCCTTCCTTCTTGAGCCGGTCGATCGCCTGCTCAATGTCTTCGACACGCACAGCCACGTGGTGAAACACCTGATCGCCGAACTTCTTCACCCAGCCGGGGATGATGCTGGTCTTGCCGCGCTCGTCCGGGTAGGCCTGATCGACGAAGAGGGCGGGGTAGCCTGGTTTCCGATAGACCTTGGCATACCAATCGTCGTATTGCAGCGTTTCGTCGTAGGCATAGCCGAGTGCGGCAAATGGGGCCGCCCCCCGGTCGATGTCGAGAGTTCTGATCGTCACGTGGTCGACGACCGGTGCGAGTCCGACGCCGGCTTCGTCCAGCAGTGCTTTCAGCACGGTTGCGGCCTTGTTGTGTGCGACGTACTCCGACACCATCTTGTCCATGAGCTGATCGAGTTCACGGTTGTGATCTGTCATGGCCGTTCCTCCTGTCGAGCGATGATCCGAACGTGATGCCTTGTGCCAGAGGGAGATCCGTGCCCCAATTGACGGTATTGGTTTGACGGCGCATGTAGGCCTTCCAGGCATCAGAGCCGGCCTCCCGTCCGCCGCCGGTGTCTTTTTCTCCGCCGAAGGCTCCGCCGATCTCCGCGCCGGACGTCCCGATGTTGATATTGGCAATGCCGCAATCGCTGCCCGAGGCGGAGAGGAACCGTTCGCTGTGCCGCAGGTCGTTGGTGAAGAGGGCGGAGGAGAGGCCTTGCGGGACGCCGTTCTGGAGGCGGATCGCCTCGTCAAGCGATTGAAACGGCATCACATAGAGAATCGGCGCAAAGGTTTCTTGCTGGACGACCGGCCAGTGATTCTCCGCCCTGACGATTGTCGGTTCGACGAAGCAGCCGGGACGATTCAGCACATGCCCGCCGGAGAGGATCTGCCCGCCCTCTTTCTTGACCTCCTCGATCGCGGCACAATAGGCCTCCACTGCGGCCTGATCGATGAGCGGTCCCATGAGCACATCCGGCTCTAACGGGTTGCCGATGCGGACCTGGCTGTAAGCCTTGACCAGTTTGCCGAGGAATTCGTCGTACCGCGCGGCGTGGACCAAGAGGCGCCGCGTGGTGGTGCAGCGCTGGCCGGCGGTGCCCACGGCGCCGAAGAGGAGCGCGCGCAGCGCCAGGTCGAGGTCGGCGGTCTCATCGACGATGACCGCGTTATTGCCGCCCAGTTCGAGGAGGGTGCGTCCCAGGCGCCGGGCGACGGTCGAGGCGACGCGGCGGCCGACCGGAACCGAGCCGGTAAAGGATATGAGCGGCAGCCGCTTGTCCTGCACCATCGTCTCGGCGAGCGTCGTCTGGTCGGTGACGCAGAGCGAGAAAATCCCCGGGC is drawn from Nitrospira sp. and contains these coding sequences:
- a CDS encoding VOC family protein, with protein sequence MTDHNRELDQLMDKMVSEYVAHNKAATVLKALLDEAGVGLAPVVDHVTIRTLDIDRGAAPFAALGYAYDETLQYDDWYAKVYRKPGYPALFVDQAYPDERGKTSIIPGWVKKFGDQVFHHVAVRVEDIEQAIDRLKKEGVVFAGSIVGARGGQLRQIFSSPEMVDGQPFSVLELAERHRGYQGFSPPQADSLMKSTAPR
- a CDS encoding aldehyde dehydrogenase family protein, whose amino-acid sequence is MSTIHAALQDLGIQAVNPGGHAGTAPWSADSKAPVLPSLNPATGETIAGVQPCSADEYDRIVKASLEAFASWRLVPAPKRGELVRLIGLALREHKDHLGTLVSLEVGKIKAEGDGEVQEMIDMADFAVGQARMLYGATMPSERPAHRMSEQWHPLGPVGVITAFNFPVAVWAWNAFLAAITGDTVIWKPSSKAPLCAIAVQRICNRVMEQQGCPGIFSLCVTDQTTLAETMVQDKRLPLISFTGSVPVGRRVASTVARRLGRTLLELGGNNAVIVDETADLDLALRALLFGAVGTAGQRCTTTRRLLVHAARYDEFLGKLVKAYSQVRIGNPLEPDVLMGPLIDQAAVEAYCAAIEEVKKEGGQILSGGHVLNRPGCFVEPTIVRAENHWPVVQQETFAPILYVMPFQSLDEAIRLQNGVPQGLSSALFTNDLRHSERFLSASGSDCGIANINIGTSGAEIGGAFGGEKDTGGGREAGSDAWKAYMRRQTNTVNWGTDLPLAQGITFGSSLDRRNGHDRSQP